One genomic window of Solanum stenotomum isolate F172 chromosome 9, ASM1918654v1, whole genome shotgun sequence includes the following:
- the LOC125876152 gene encoding probable tetraacyldisaccharide 4'-kinase, mitochondrial isoform X3, with protein MEKLRKMVNQIAYTPPQDRLRTLSTLHFSLIPLLSLASTLYGFALPLRHRLYHLGLLHKDRLPVPVISVGNLTWGGNGKTPMVEFLAVWLAAVGSSPLILTRGYGGADEAKMLQRHLAGTPVKIGIGANRANTAACFLKRYGHISPCKHSDSDFEKRFSDNKQGNCSYSDQFGVAILDDGMQHISLWRDIEIVMVNAMIPWGNHQLIPLGPLREPLTALTRADIVVIHHADMVSKKDVEAIASEVRKLEPAYVDRLDFSDHHLFQAKDIDMIRLRLRNLQSEFAMKPVVVVTEKDYDRAPEVLKHLDPYEVLVLCSSLQILPHNGNTEDSFKKCLWQHLESSNKV; from the exons ATggagaaattgaggaaaatGGTGAACCAAATAGCCTATACACCACCGCAAGACAGGCTCCGTACACTTTCCACACTCCATTTCTCTCTCATCCCTCTTCTCTCACTAGCTTCCACTCTCTATGGCTTCGCTCTTCCTCTCCGCCATCGCCTTTACCATCTTGGTCTGCTTCACAAAGACAG GTTGCCGGTGCCAGTGATTAGCGTTGGGAATTTAACTTGGGGAGGTAATGGGAAGACACCAATGGTTGAGTTTCTTGCAGTTTGGTTGGCTGCTGTTGGAAGTTCACCTCTTATACTAACAAGG GGTTATGGTGGTGCAGATGAAGCAAAAATGCTCCAAAGGCATCTGGCTGGAACACCTGTGAAGATAGGCATAGGTGCAAACAGGGCCAATACAGCTGCCTGTTTTCTGAAAAGATATGGCCACATCAGCCCTTGTAAGCACAGTGACAGTGATTTTGAGAAACGTTTCTCTGATAACAAACAAGGAAATTGTTCTTATTCGGACCAATTCGGGGTTGCAATCCTAGACGATGGAATGCAG CATATCAGTTTGTGGCGTGACATTGAGATTGTGATGGTGAATGCAATGATTCCATGGGGGAACCATCAGTTAATTCCACTTGGACCATTAAGGGAACCTTTGACCGCACTCACACGTGCAGATATAGTTGTAATCCATCATGCAGACATG GTCTCAAAAAAGGATGTGGAGGCCATAGCATCAGAAGTTcgaaaa CTGGAACCTGCGTATGTTGATCGCCTGGACTTCAGTGACCATCATTTATTTCAAGCTAAG GATATTGACATGATCAGATTGAGACTTCGGAATCTTCAATCAGAGTTTGCTATGAAGCCTGTTGTTGTAGTAACAGAAAAG GATTATGATAGAGCTCCGGAGGTTCTTAAGCATTTGGATCCATATGAAGTGTTGGTTCTTTGCTCCAGCTTGCAAATTCTACCTCATAATGGAAACACAGAAGATAGCTTTAAGAAGTGTCTGTGGCAGCACTTGGAAAGTAGCAACAAGGTGTAA
- the LOC125876152 gene encoding probable tetraacyldisaccharide 4'-kinase, mitochondrial isoform X1, translating to MEKLRKMVNQIAYTPPQDRLRTLSTLHFSLIPLLSLASTLYGFALPLRHRLYHLGLLHKDRLPVPVISVGNLTWGGNGKTPMVEFLAVWLAAVGSSPLILTRGYGGADEAKMLQRHLAGTPVKIGIGANRANTAACFLKRYGHISPCKHSDSDFEKRFSDNKQGNCSYSDQFGVAILDDGMQHISLWRDIEIVMVNAMIPWGNHQLIPLGPLREPLTALTRADIVVIHHADMVSKKDVEAIASEVRKVKNYLPIFLSRLMPLYFLKAGNMSCKLALMDIHHTLVLCVSAIGSADSFVERMKKLEPAYVDRLDFSDHHLFQAKDIDMIRLRLRNLQSEFAMKPVVVVTEKDYDRAPEVLKHLDPYEVLVLCSSLQILPHNGNTEDSFKKCLWQHLESSNKV from the exons ATggagaaattgaggaaaatGGTGAACCAAATAGCCTATACACCACCGCAAGACAGGCTCCGTACACTTTCCACACTCCATTTCTCTCTCATCCCTCTTCTCTCACTAGCTTCCACTCTCTATGGCTTCGCTCTTCCTCTCCGCCATCGCCTTTACCATCTTGGTCTGCTTCACAAAGACAG GTTGCCGGTGCCAGTGATTAGCGTTGGGAATTTAACTTGGGGAGGTAATGGGAAGACACCAATGGTTGAGTTTCTTGCAGTTTGGTTGGCTGCTGTTGGAAGTTCACCTCTTATACTAACAAGG GGTTATGGTGGTGCAGATGAAGCAAAAATGCTCCAAAGGCATCTGGCTGGAACACCTGTGAAGATAGGCATAGGTGCAAACAGGGCCAATACAGCTGCCTGTTTTCTGAAAAGATATGGCCACATCAGCCCTTGTAAGCACAGTGACAGTGATTTTGAGAAACGTTTCTCTGATAACAAACAAGGAAATTGTTCTTATTCGGACCAATTCGGGGTTGCAATCCTAGACGATGGAATGCAG CATATCAGTTTGTGGCGTGACATTGAGATTGTGATGGTGAATGCAATGATTCCATGGGGGAACCATCAGTTAATTCCACTTGGACCATTAAGGGAACCTTTGACCGCACTCACACGTGCAGATATAGTTGTAATCCATCATGCAGACATG GTCTCAAAAAAGGATGTGGAGGCCATAGCATCAGAAGTTcgaaaagtaaaaaattatcttCCTATATTTTTGAGCAGACTGATGCCTTTATACTTTCTTAAAGCTGGCAACATGTCTTGTAAATTGGCTTTAATGGACATCCACCATACACTTGTCTTATGTGTCTCAGCAATTGGATCTGCTGATTCTTTTGTTGAGAGGATGAAGAAG CTGGAACCTGCGTATGTTGATCGCCTGGACTTCAGTGACCATCATTTATTTCAAGCTAAG GATATTGACATGATCAGATTGAGACTTCGGAATCTTCAATCAGAGTTTGCTATGAAGCCTGTTGTTGTAGTAACAGAAAAG GATTATGATAGAGCTCCGGAGGTTCTTAAGCATTTGGATCCATATGAAGTGTTGGTTCTTTGCTCCAGCTTGCAAATTCTACCTCATAATGGAAACACAGAAGATAGCTTTAAGAAGTGTCTGTGGCAGCACTTGGAAAGTAGCAACAAGGTGTAA
- the LOC125876152 gene encoding probable tetraacyldisaccharide 4'-kinase, mitochondrial isoform X4 has product MLQRHLAGTPVKIGIGANRANTAACFLKRYGHISPCKHSDSDFEKRFSDNKQGNCSYSDQFGVAILDDGMQHISLWRDIEIVMVNAMIPWGNHQLIPLGPLREPLTALTRADIVVIHHADMVSKKDVEAIASEVRKVKNYLPIFLSRLMPLYFLKAGNMSCKLALMDIHHTLVLCVSAIGSADSFVERMKKLEPAYVDRLDFSDHHLFQAKDIDMIRLRLRNLQSEFAMKPVVVVTEKDYDRAPEVLKHLDPYEVLVLCSSLQILPHNGNTEDSFKKCLWQHLESSNKV; this is encoded by the exons ATGCTCCAAAGGCATCTGGCTGGAACACCTGTGAAGATAGGCATAGGTGCAAACAGGGCCAATACAGCTGCCTGTTTTCTGAAAAGATATGGCCACATCAGCCCTTGTAAGCACAGTGACAGTGATTTTGAGAAACGTTTCTCTGATAACAAACAAGGAAATTGTTCTTATTCGGACCAATTCGGGGTTGCAATCCTAGACGATGGAATGCAG CATATCAGTTTGTGGCGTGACATTGAGATTGTGATGGTGAATGCAATGATTCCATGGGGGAACCATCAGTTAATTCCACTTGGACCATTAAGGGAACCTTTGACCGCACTCACACGTGCAGATATAGTTGTAATCCATCATGCAGACATG GTCTCAAAAAAGGATGTGGAGGCCATAGCATCAGAAGTTcgaaaagtaaaaaattatcttCCTATATTTTTGAGCAGACTGATGCCTTTATACTTTCTTAAAGCTGGCAACATGTCTTGTAAATTGGCTTTAATGGACATCCACCATACACTTGTCTTATGTGTCTCAGCAATTGGATCTGCTGATTCTTTTGTTGAGAGGATGAAGAAG CTGGAACCTGCGTATGTTGATCGCCTGGACTTCAGTGACCATCATTTATTTCAAGCTAAG GATATTGACATGATCAGATTGAGACTTCGGAATCTTCAATCAGAGTTTGCTATGAAGCCTGTTGTTGTAGTAACAGAAAAG GATTATGATAGAGCTCCGGAGGTTCTTAAGCATTTGGATCCATATGAAGTGTTGGTTCTTTGCTCCAGCTTGCAAATTCTACCTCATAATGGAAACACAGAAGATAGCTTTAAGAAGTGTCTGTGGCAGCACTTGGAAAGTAGCAACAAGGTGTAA
- the LOC125876152 gene encoding probable tetraacyldisaccharide 4'-kinase, mitochondrial isoform X2: MEKLRKMVNQIAYTPPQDRLRTLSTLHFSLIPLLSLASTLYGFALPLRHRLYHLGLLHKDRLPVPVISVGNLTWGGNGKTPMVEFLAVWLAAVGSSPLILTRGYGGADEAKMLQRHLAGTPVKIGIGANRANTAACFLKRYGHISPCKHSDSDFEKRFSDNKQGNCSYSDQFGVAILDDGMQHISLWRDIEIVMVNAMIPWGNHQLIPLGPLREPLTALTRADIVVIHHADMVSKKDVEAIASEVRKVKNYLPIFLSRLMPLYFLKAGNMSCKLALMDIHHTLVLCVSAIGSADSFVERMKKLEPAYVDRLDFSDHHLFQAKDIDMIRLRLRNLQSEFAMKPVVVVTEKLLAICAKKWPNPSENCSCGRCHCCYL, translated from the exons ATggagaaattgaggaaaatGGTGAACCAAATAGCCTATACACCACCGCAAGACAGGCTCCGTACACTTTCCACACTCCATTTCTCTCTCATCCCTCTTCTCTCACTAGCTTCCACTCTCTATGGCTTCGCTCTTCCTCTCCGCCATCGCCTTTACCATCTTGGTCTGCTTCACAAAGACAG GTTGCCGGTGCCAGTGATTAGCGTTGGGAATTTAACTTGGGGAGGTAATGGGAAGACACCAATGGTTGAGTTTCTTGCAGTTTGGTTGGCTGCTGTTGGAAGTTCACCTCTTATACTAACAAGG GGTTATGGTGGTGCAGATGAAGCAAAAATGCTCCAAAGGCATCTGGCTGGAACACCTGTGAAGATAGGCATAGGTGCAAACAGGGCCAATACAGCTGCCTGTTTTCTGAAAAGATATGGCCACATCAGCCCTTGTAAGCACAGTGACAGTGATTTTGAGAAACGTTTCTCTGATAACAAACAAGGAAATTGTTCTTATTCGGACCAATTCGGGGTTGCAATCCTAGACGATGGAATGCAG CATATCAGTTTGTGGCGTGACATTGAGATTGTGATGGTGAATGCAATGATTCCATGGGGGAACCATCAGTTAATTCCACTTGGACCATTAAGGGAACCTTTGACCGCACTCACACGTGCAGATATAGTTGTAATCCATCATGCAGACATG GTCTCAAAAAAGGATGTGGAGGCCATAGCATCAGAAGTTcgaaaagtaaaaaattatcttCCTATATTTTTGAGCAGACTGATGCCTTTATACTTTCTTAAAGCTGGCAACATGTCTTGTAAATTGGCTTTAATGGACATCCACCATACACTTGTCTTATGTGTCTCAGCAATTGGATCTGCTGATTCTTTTGTTGAGAGGATGAAGAAG CTGGAACCTGCGTATGTTGATCGCCTGGACTTCAGTGACCATCATTTATTTCAAGCTAAG GATATTGACATGATCAGATTGAGACTTCGGAATCTTCAATCAGAGTTTGCTATGAAGCCTGTTGTTGTAGTAACAGAAAAG CTTTTAGCAATCTGTGCAAAGAAATGGCCCAATCCTTCTGAGAATTGCTCATGTGGTAGATGTCACTGTTGTTATTTATAG